The DNA region CAATTGGCTCCATTGAATGTTGGTTATGCGAGCTATTGGTCAAGATTCTGAAAGGTTCATCATGCATAAACTTGTTGCTAGATTGTTGCTGATGCATATGAATGACATAAGTTATGATGTCGAACAGATTGTGGAGGCAATGATCCGGAACTAAAGGAAGAGATGGAGAAGCAATTTGTCGACCTTCTAACTGAGGAGCTAAAGTTACAAGAGTCAGTTTCTGAAGCGCACACGCGGCATATGAACATAACTTTAGCCGAAGCAAAAAGAGTGGGATCTCAATACCAAAGAGAAGCAGACAAATGTGTTGCTGCGACTGAAACGTGCGAGCAGGCACGAGAGCGGGCTGAAGCCAAGCTCACCAAGGAGAGAAAATTGACTTTGATATGGGAGAAACGGGCACGCCAAATAGGCTGGGAAGGAGAATAACTGGATcatgtttattatttttatagAAGTTATTTATATGGTTATAATCATCATTTTATATATAAGCATACAAGCAAAATACTCGAGTTGTCAAATTATTCTCCTCTTACTGGGCTTGTTTGTGACTACAATGTGCTAGAATCAACAATTTTTCCCTCACTGATGATACCAATTCATGATCCCACATGGGAAAAATGTAAAAGAATCTTGCCAGATATACTACTTATGACCTCGTTTAATATATGATACAACAAATTCTGTCGGTTGGGCTGCTATTGGTTCATTCCCAcattttctcttctttttctcAGCATTCAAATAAAGGGCAAACTGTCATTTTAGTTCTCATAACTGTTCTGAATAGGTAGAATACAACACGTACTcttttttattaattattttagTCAACAAATCAATTTTTTGATAGTAAATTTAGTTCTTCTGTATACTTTAGGTATAGTTTAAAGAGATTTATCTTATACACCATTCAAAAATTTTAAAATGCTCCTAAATTTTTTGACATAAATCTTTGGACGCACTAAATGTATGAAGTCATATAAGTTGAATTTATTTAATTTCGGAGATGCATTTTTGAGATATTTTCGTAGATACATTTTCGGAACGTTTGCCCACCAGTATCAGAAGCAGACACCAAAAATATATAATTTGACAAAATAAAACTAACATTCATAACATAAAATAAGTATTACATAGATGATTTTAACATAAAAGATAGCATTACACTTTAATATATAGGTGGATGCTTCACTTCAAAATAGCACAAAGCATACAAATCACataaaaaaattatgaaactttCTAGTATGAAAGTACCATGAATCATCTTTCAAACCCAATTAGTTTCATCTCAATCCAAGTTTTCTAGCCCTAGTTATATAGCCATTTCAAATCAATCATGTCACAACATTTTCTGCATAATTCTTAAGACATAATTTCTAACTTCAAAATTACACAAAATAATGCACATGTATGATAAAATTTGAAGATTTTTCAGTCTAGATATCTTATGAGTCATTTTTCTGACATAATTGGTCCCATCCAATTTGGGTTTCAAATAAGCACAGTCTATCATAAAAAGCTACACATGTTACAAAAACAGACAATAACTCTATCTAACTTGTAGCAGGTTTTTAAGCTTCAATTCTCTGTCAAACGTGATCAAACGTATAATGAAATTAAAGGTAACTGAGTCTTGTTTTCagaaaacaaacaaacatttgAAAATGATGTATGTAGGAAAAGTTATGGCTAAGATACTACAACTATATCCTGCGAAAATCACACTGACAACAACATAGTTCAACAATCTATCTCTAATCCTCTTGATCTTGAAGCTTTTCATGTTATCACAAGAGATGAACTTGATACTTGGTACAAACACATGCATGTCACAAAATCTAAGAGTTCCATATTCATCTATTCATTCACCTATCATTTAATCACACACACATTCATATGGAAACATTGGTCATAACAACATGAACATCAAGATATCATTAATTTTCCCCATTTCACATAAACCCTAAGGATTTTCTAAACCCCCAAGTCCTAACTAGGACTCACATTGATCAAGAGTGAATTTTAATTTCCCATATTGAGATGGAGATGATCATAACTTCAATCTTCTTTCTTAAGCTCTTGTGCAACTCAAAACCACCAAACCCGTATGCATGTTTTAAGCATAAATCAGGATCAAATCTCCAACTTCAAATGCAATTTTCGACCTCATCACAGACTCCAAGTGCATGAAATTAGTATGCAAAATAAAGGGAATTTCGTCTAGTTTCCTAAAAATCAAGAATTGTTTGAATTCGAGTTACAAGCAAAGAGTTATTATCTTTTGAATGGAGACATGTCAAGAATTCAAATTCTACACAACTTCTCCAATTCTTGAATTACTCACCCGAATGATCGGTATGGTGGGTTCGTGATGCCATGTAGAAAATGTCACTTCTGTACTCATCACGGATGAGGACGTGTAGCCACTTAGGCATAAACGGTTAGAACAAAATTTGATTCAACATTTATACCttgaattttgatgataacaatgttgtatttgtgtgagaataataTTCGTACCttaatggtttgttattgtgtagctttaacgggcagttctgattctgagtatatgacgtgcaatTTCCTCAGTTTATGAATATTGTGTTCCAATTTCCGCTTCTGTGTTAATCataagaagttctgaaagatgcCAAGTTcttgctgcaatgttctttctgcttctatGCTGATTCACTCTTGAGAAGTTTCTGGAAAGACGATATGTTGTGCTGCAATGTTCTTTCAGTTTCTACTtttggacgtgactctgatcatcAAGCTTATGAAGAACGACAAGTTTatgaagttttgttacttagctgaagattttgaagatctcaagtcagactactgacgttgtcaaggttctgacaAAAGATTCTGAAGTTTTTGAATCCAACTGTGTGTTTCTTCTTTTCATACTTCATCAACTATTCATAAGAAGCCAACAAATTTTAATATAAGATCAAAATGGATACATGATCAAATAGTATAtggtacaaatcaaatattcctCCCACTACCTGATATTGTGGGCAAAAGACAGTACTATACATCATACTTGTCATTGAAATTGTGGGAGAAGGATTGTACTATGTATCACTCATTTCACCAATCCAGATGTGAACAAACTCTCTATTGGTATCCCTATTTTCCCCTCCAACTGTCGctttcttatgctatataagtaggacttggagacttgaagacAAAAGCTGAAGCACTACAACAATTTTACAATATTGTTTTCTACGTGAAAAAACTATTAATTTTGTacacaatttttctttaagtgtttgtaaTTCATTcgtgtaaaatctgcttgtgtagaagcaacttgtaatATACAAAATcttattcaaactgtttgtttgtatttccttgaggagacaaataaaattgttctttgtgattttccttaaggagactagtgtatagtcggatccttgagaagacaaagaagtTTATTCTTTGTGACTTTTGTAATTAgttgattataatggattaagtccttgtgtatgaggtgaaatcaccttggcgggtggactggagtagctttgagtttcaagcgaatcaggataaaaatacttgtgtttttatctctttgttctTAGTATTGTGTGGTtttttgagttggtaaaaagcttttgtttttaaaacccaattcaaaccaCCCACTTCTTGTGTTTTTCgcaccttcaattggcatcagagctatggttctgattgtgataaaagtTTTATCAATACTTCACCGTGTTCAGTACCAATCCAGTTTGTGCGTGAGAAATAATGGTCGCTGCTAACGCTATTAACAACAATAAGAGAGATCAATATAGTTCTAAATCACCAGTCTTTGATGGTGAGAAGTTTGactattggaaagatagaatataAAATTTCTTTCTTGATTATGATGTTGATATttgggatcttgtagtcgatggTTACGTTTACCTAGTTAATGCTGAAGGAAACAATATAGCAAGAAGTGTTATGACTGATCAATAAAAGAatgatttcaaaaatcatcataaggctaG from Lathyrus oleraceus cultivar Zhongwan6 chromosome 1, CAAS_Psat_ZW6_1.0, whole genome shotgun sequence includes:
- the LOC127085704 gene encoding uncharacterized protein LOC127085704 translates to MSRVSRSDSGIWLRWCLVLFAMVSAFGVCGPALYWRFKKGITLRNSKTSCPPCICDCPPPLSLFQLAPGLANLSVTDCGGNDPELKEEMEKQFVDLLTEELKLQESVSEAHTRHMNITLAEAKRVGSQYQREADKCVAATETCEQARERAEAKLTKERKLTLIWEKRARQIGWEGE